The DNA window TCTCAAACCTCAACGCCTGTTAGTGACATTAATAAATCTGATCATGTCAAAAGCTCCTTTAAAATTCACAGAATGAGGCGGATGGGAGCATCATCACGGAAAGGCAGGGTATTTTGTAATGCATGTGGAAAAACCTTTTATGACAAGGGAACTCTAAAAATTCATTACAATGCTGTGCATCTTAAGATAAAACATAGGTGTACCATTGAAGGCTGCAACATGGTTTTCAGTTCACTTAGAAGTAGAAATCGGCATAGTGCAAATCCCAATCCTCGGCTCCACATGCCAATGCtgaggaacaatagagataaagaCCTAATCCGTGCAACATCTGGAGCAGCTACCCCAGTTATAGCAAGTACAAAATCAAGCTTATTAACAAGCCCTGGTCGACCTCCAATGGGCTTTTCAACACCACCCTTAGACCCTCTTTTGCAAAATTCACTTTCCAGCCAACTGGTGTTTCCTGCATTAAAGACTGTTCAGCCTGTTCCTCCTTTTTACAGAAGTTTATTAAATTCAGGAGATATGGTGAGCCCTCCATCATCACTACCTACTAGTCCAATTTTACCCACACCTCTGGGGATAGAACAACCTCTTCCTTCTCTGCCACAAGAGTTAACGCCATCTGTCATCAACATGTCAACACATGATGCAAACCCAGACCTAGCTCCCAAGAAGAAGCCACGGAAATCAAGTATGCCTGTCAAAATTGAGAAGGAAGTAATCGATACAGCTGATGAATTTGATGAGGAAGAAGAAAATATTGATCACGGCCATTCCACAAACGACCTTAACCAAGATAACAATTCTCAAGGAGATTTGAGTCCTGGGTTGTCCATCAACAGTTACTCAAAAAATGGCAGTAGCAGATGCATTCTGAGGACAGACACTAGAGCGAACAGTATGACTTCAGAAGACCCAGAACATGAGAGAGATTTTGAAAATGAATCAGAATCTTCTGAGCCCAAATATTGTGATGAACCAATGGAAGATGATCACCTTCCTGTTCACACAGATAATGCCAGGTCTATGACAGACAATGAGAAATCCTTTGAGAATCACATTGACTGTCATCAGCAGGCTGTTATAAAGGTAAAAGAAGAGTTTACAGACCCTACCTATGATATGTTTTACATGAGCCACTATGGACTTTATAATGGGGGAAGTGCCAGCATGGCTGCACTTCATGAAAGCTTGGGTTCATCTTTGAACTATGGAAGCCCTCAAAAATTCTCTCCAGAGGGTGACCTCTGCTCAAGTCCAGATCCTAAAATTTGCTATGTGTGCAAAAAGAGTTTCAAAAGTTCATACAGTGTGAAGCTGCACTACAGGAACGTTCATCTGAAAGAGATGCATGTCTGCACAGTAGCTGGTTGCAATGCTGCTTTTCCTTCACGACGAAGTAGAGACAGGTTAGTACATACCCTGGCAATATGGAAGTTTAAGGTTTTTGTGACTTCATTGTTTATTTACTTCTCAGATCTTGAAAGAAAACAAGGGTCTTAGACACCTTTTATAGGGGAAAAAACCAAATtgcatgattttttaaatgttctctaTCTATGGCAAAGCCTTCTGCCAAAGCCTTTACTTCACAGTTCTCTAGCATTACTTATATGTAAGTTTGACTGACATGAGCCACTAGACTTCCTGTTCCTGACAGTTTATATATCTCTAATGTTTGCAGTAAAGCAATGATACACAATGAACAGATCTACAGCATGCATTTAGAACAGTATTTGCCAGTTACGCTCCAATGATAAGCAAGCTTGGGTACCTTTTTCAAGTAGACCAATAGGTTAGCCAGACCGAAAACAAATATAATGGCATagacatatttacatttatctacatcTATCTagtatgttagttttttttaatcatttttttttttgtaaactggtcAGTAGAAGGGCAGTTACAATTCCTACAAATTCAGCACAACTTAATGTCATTAGACCATATCATAGGAATTCAATTTAACATTCGCAGACATAAGCTAAAAGTCTGATCAAGTTGTAAACCGAATAAGTAAAAACACCGAGTGACTACCAGGCTCTTTCCCTACACTTGAACTGCCAGAAATCTGTGCTTTTGTGACACAACAATATTAATATTGAGACTGAGCAATGCTAAGCAAATTGTTCTAAGTTGCATGATTGGTCAATTGTAGGTAACACAGCTTCCCTGGGCtaactgctttagtaaatcaacaccacAGAACTAGCTGTTTGTTAGGATTTCTGCAATGCTAACTGAATCATAATAAATTAGGTGTTTTTTCTATCATGGCTATACAACTAGTCCAAGTATTatcttaaaacaataaaagaattagtgcagtaatattatttttttgggggagaTTTTAATGGgtcaatatatattacatatagtgCTAAGCACTCATTAATAAGTGGAAATGTCATCACTAAGCATCAAAACAATTCTCTATGCTTGCCAAACATCGCATGGTTATGGCATAGTCATTATGGGTTCGTTTTCAAACATATTCATCACTTAGCAAAACCTATGAAGATGTGCAATTTACAGTTAACCACAACAATTCTAAAGCCAGCTACAGTATGATGTCCTGCATCTATATTTATTCTAACTGGTTGAGCGCACAAAAATGACATACACTGAAATACAGAAAGTACAATAACTTCTATAGTTTTTAGCTAAAATGTAgtggtaaataaatacaaagtaaatataggATTTATAACAGAGCAGAAGAAAAGTAACAATTGTTACTTTGGCCCTGCATTTTTAATGCAAGGGAAGACgcaaaaatttgttttcaattaCTGTATATACCCTAATATAAACCAAATCagctacttttacctgaaaaaaaaaatcattttttgaccAAGCACACAAAATGTGCTTTAACATTTAGTACCTCAGTTATTAGAAATGCCAGTAAAATTACAAATTGGTAAAATACATCCGTGAAACATTttctcaaaaggaaaaaaacatgacatgGGCTCagtcttaacccccccccccccccctttcctttttaCAAGTAACCAAATACACTTGCAAACTAAAACAAGTTTGTTGAGATATGTATTAGTATGTATGGTTTATATACCTATCATAGAAATCActttaggtattttattaaaaaaaaatattgctttcctGGCTGATTAGTGCACATAATTGCAATTGTCCACCATGTCTCCTTCGGTATTATTGGGGTTAAAGCCTTGGTTAAACCTAATTATGTCTATCCTTCTGTCAGGATAAGAAATTCTTAGTGGTGCAGTGGTTGGCCCTAACTTGAATGTTGTATTGTTTTATGAGGTCTTGCAGTTTAAAATACACCCTAATTcaggattacatttttaaaaatgtgtacgTGCAGCATTACATACATACCTTTCTTCTATTACTAGTCCAACCCATAAGTAATTGCACTTCCGGATTGTTGATTCTGTCTGAATGGACATGCTAGGAAATAACTCCCTGCATCACCTCCTGTCAAACTCCTCCTATCATAGATTTCATGAATGAACTGTAAGAGGCAGCTGTGGCTGGGACCATTAAGCATGTGTGGAAATAAGAGCAGGTTTACTGCCATGATTGACAGTAATCCTTGCCCTCCCACCACAAGAGAAGAAGACAAGATGGCAGTGCTTTATCCTTGGATCTAGCGCAGGtatcggcaaagttttatggccactatgGGGTGggagggagcacactaggccggacccaccctaatggctctgcccaccaccaaggaatgccccctgaagtgaaatccttctccatatgcattgcggaggagagggatttaccttcagggagctttccctatttaccacggaggcagaagtatcaatgccggctccggtagttcctaatgccccctggccagaacgaactaccggctaagccgtatctggcctgaaggccggagtttgctgacctctgatctagCGTTTTAAGAGCAGTTGACTGATGCACTGGTGGACACCTCAAGGCCGGTCCTAAATATTCAGGTGAGTATAGAAAAACTTACAAGGTTTCTATTTTTAAGGGGGAATGCAAGTTAGCATTAAGAATGGTTCTTACAATAATAAAGACACAACGTACAGGTACAACGTGTAGGTCCAATTCTAATCTCTAAAGTCAAATATACATGCCTACAGCTGCAAGATCACATACTGAAACCAGATAGGTTAAGGATGCCCTTTATATAGATGGTTTTCTGTTATAATTGTAACTTTATGTTTAGGAGGTAAACACTGAAGAACAAGTGCTACTAAAAGCTGCTTCAAATGTGTAATTGTACGTTAAATTGTTTCCTGAAATACCCACTGTTTCAAAAGGAAGAAGTGaataaaagttgtttgctatgcATAATCTATGGATGCATGGAatgttactaaaataaaaaagaagataagaAGAGACATtggcaaaagacaaaaaacaaagttaCGAGGTTATGAGTTGGTTAATTTTCCTACTTATACCTACAAAGTGGAATCACACTTTAACTCcttattgagaaatgtatttaaataaataaacatatgacTATACCATTAACCTATATGAAATTTAATGCTTGGGACACATCTAAATTTTTTTGCTTCTgggtaataaagtatatataaagcctttttattattttcgagcccataacaatttttttatagctGTCAATTCTCCCACCAGGTAATTTTGGCCTTTTTTATTGGACAGAATGGAATATTCACACTTTTAGAGTTGTAATCAGAGCAAAATATGAATGGAAATCTTACAACTTCAGGTCTTTGACCTGGATTCATCTGTAGAGATCTCTTCTTCACTTTGGTTGTGTCCCTAAGACACATCTCCTCAATGGCTCAGTcagaaaaaatactgaaaaaaactcAGCTACAAATACTTCAGGCACCAAAAtaagtttatttgttgttttttctattttgtgaGTACACTATA is part of the Pyxicephalus adspersus chromosome 3, UCB_Pads_2.0, whole genome shotgun sequence genome and encodes:
- the BNC2 gene encoding zinc finger protein basonuclin-2 isoform X4, which gives rise to MDCNGECSPTMSCNTNSSVDPPSACDAHSLPASTSSWELKWPTSKMTDDITSSYWPGAWQSEQKGKSGKTSEEAEVDVRERDILRDRQRDRRARDRAFRDSCPDNSMQFGTRTPTSEPGYMGAWQNCDANLLFRMSQQAIRCTLVNCTCECFQPGKINLRTCDQCKHGWVAHALDKLSTQHLYHPTQVEIVQSNVVFDISSLMLYGTQAVPVRLKILLDRLFSVLKQEEVLHILHGLGWTLRDYVRGYILQDAAGKVLDRWAIMSREEEIITLQQFLRFGETKSIVELMAIQEKEGQAVAVPSSKADSDIRTFIESNNRTRSPSVLSHLENSNPSSIHHFENMPNSLAFLLPFQYINPVSAPMLGLPPNGLMLEHPGLRLREPNNSKQNECEETSESEVSPMPYNRSEQPSNRNALSSITNVEPKSEPNNASPSQTSTPVSDINKSDHVKSSFKIHRMRRMGASSRKGRVFCNACGKTFYDKGTLKIHYNAVHLKIKHRCTIEGCNMVFSSLRSRNRHSANPNPRLHMPMLRNNRDKDLIRATSGAATPVIASTKSSLLTSPGRPPMGFSTPPLDPLLQNSLSSQLVFPALKTVQPVPPFYRSLLNSGDMVSPPSSLPTSPILPTPLGIEQPLPSLPQELTPSVINMSTHDANPDLAPKKKPRKSSMPVKIEKEVIDTADEFDEEEENIDHGHSTNDLNQDNNSQGDLSPGLSINSYSKNGSSRCILRTDTRANSMTSEDPEHERDFENESESSEPKYCDEPMEDDHLPVHTDNARSMTDNEKSFENHIDCHQQAVIKVKEEFTDPTYDMFYMSHYGLYNGGSASMAALHESLGSSLNYGSPQKFSPEGDLCSSPDPKICYVCKKSFKSSYSVKLHYRNVHLKEMHVCTVAGCNAAFPSRRSRDRPSGLHPEDEGAIGAMGKLEM
- the BNC2 gene encoding zinc finger protein basonuclin-2 isoform X5, yielding MLYGTQAVPVRLKILLDRLFSVLKQEEVLHILHGLGWTLRDYVRGYILQDAAGKVLDRWAIMSREEEIITLQQFLRFGETKSIVELMAIQEKEGQAVAVPSSKADSDIRTFIESNNRTRSPSVLSHLENSNPSSIHHFENMPNSLAFLLPFQYINPVSAPMLGLPPNGLMLEHPGLRLREPNNSKQNECEETSESEVSPMPYNRSEQPSNRNALSSITNVEPKSEPNNASPSQTSTPVSDINKSDHVKSSFKIHRMRRMGASSRKGRVFCNACGKTFYDKGTLKIHYNAVHLKIKHRCTIEGCNMVFSSLRSRNRHSANPNPRLHMPMLRNNRDKDLIRATSGAATPVIASTKSSLLTSPGRPPMGFSTPPLDPLLQNSLSSQLVFPALKTVQPVPPFYRSLLNSGDMVSPPSSLPTSPILPTPLGIEQPLPSLPQELTPSVINMSTHDANPDLAPKKKPRKSSMPVKIEKEVIDTADEFDEEEENIDHGHSTNDLNQDNNSQGDLSPGLSINSYSKNGSSRCILRTDTRANSMTSEDPEHERDFENESESSEPKYCDEPMEDDHLPVHTDNARSMTDNEKSFENHIDCHQQAVIKVKEEFTDPTYDMFYMSHYGLYNGGSASMAALHESLGSSLNYGSPQKFSPEGDLCSSPDPKICYVCKKSFKSSYSVKLHYRNVHLKEMHVCTVAGCNAAFPSRRSRDRHSANINLHRKLLTKELDEMGLDSSQPNLRDEFLAKIYGGQHPLGLDVREDTNSPVGTDDSHINGYGRSLSEDYMVLDLSTTSSVQSSSSVHSSRESDVGSDEGILLDDTDGASDIEESSQKCDVSAPLMGPGNDVSESSFYNSFAVSNGGIMCNICHKMYSNKGTLRVHYKTVHLREMHKCKVLGCNMMFSSVRSRNRHSQNPNLHKNIPFSSVE